The Candidatus Nitrosocaldus cavascurensis genome segment CTCTTTTCACTTCTTAAGATATTCTGCCACACTTTCTAGCTCCTTGACGAACTTCTCATAATCGTACTTTTGTGCATGTAGTACAGTACTCCAGAACAAAGTACTGCCTGTAATAACTGCTACTTCGTTGAGTTCCTCATCAGTTGCTCCATGCATCTTTGCTGCACTCCTATGGTATATCTCACAGTACGGACACTTTATGGTTGCTGCTACAGCTAACCCTATCATCTCCTTATACTTCTGCGGTATAAGACTTGTACCTAGTTCGTACTTCTTGAATATTGGCCACATGTAATGGAGAACATCTATTGGCACTCCTTTGAAGAATCCAGGTACAGATCCCATAGCCTTGGATATATCATCTAGTGTTCTATCGTACTCTGTTACTGCCATATTCTATATACTAGAATAAGCTATTTAAACATTTATTAAATGTATGGTAAATTATACCACCAAAAGTTATGAATACTACAGGATTCTTGCTTTAAATATGATAATAATCATGTGGTATTAGGCTATATACTTTTAGATATATATAAAGAGGGATGGTAGATGATGGTGAAGAGAGAGGATGCAAAGAGTAATAGGCAAGGGTACATGGCTAGATAAGGTTGCCCACCTCCTAGTAGAGAGGGAGAGGAGGCTTGGTAGGGATCTATCGTTAATAAGGGTTGAATCTGGATTGGGAGCATCTGGAATACCACATATAGGTAGCCTTGGCGATGCTGTTAGAGCATATGGTGTTAAACTTGCACTAGAGAATCTAGGCTACAAGGGGGAGTTGATAGCATATAGCGATGATATGGATGGGCTTAGGAAGATTCCACATGGGCTTCCAGAGTGGCTCAAGGAGTATATAGCGATGCCAGTATGCAATATACCAGACCCATTCACATGTCATTCATCCTATGCAATGCACATGTCAAGTATGCTCATGGATGCACTGGATAGGTTAAGCATACAATATAGGTTCCAGAGTGGGTATGAGGCGTATAAGCAAGGGTTACTAAACAAGGAGATAGATATACTGCTAAGGAATGCCAAGGTTATAGGAGAGAGGATTGCTGAACTTGTTGGACAGGAGAAGTTCAAGCAGATACTACCATACTTTCCTATATGCTCAAACTGCAAGAGGATATACCTTGCCCAAGCATATGAGTATGTTGAGGATGAGCATAAGGTACTTTATGAGTGTAAAGGAGGCATAATAGGTAGAGAGTATGTACAGGGCTGTGGTTACAAGGGAGAGGCTGATGTATTCAAGGCTGAGGGTAAGTTAAGTTGGAAGGTTGAGTTTGCTGCAAGGTGGAGTGCTCTTAACATAAGGTTTGAGGCGTATGGCAAGGATATAATGGATAGTGTCAAGGTTAATGACTGGGTTGCAGATAACATACTGAACTATGCCCATCCCCTTCATGTTAGGTATGAGATGTTCCTTGACAAGAGTGGGAGGAAGATAAGTAAGAGTGCTGGAAATGTATTTACACCTCAGTTATGGCTTAGATATGGTACTGCAGAATCTCTCATGCTACTGCTCTTCAAGAGGATAGCAGGTACAAGGCATGTTGGTGTTGAGGATATACCAAGGCTTGAGGATGAGTATGATAGACTTGAGGATACATACTTCAATAGTAGTAGGATAGATATTTCTTCTTCCCTATCTTCTGCTTCTACTACTACTGCTGATACAATGAAGTTGATCAAGCAGAGAGGCATATATGAGTACATAAACCACAACAAGCCACCAAGCAGAGCAGGGGAGCATGTACCATACATGCTGCTTGCACAGTTGGCAGCAGTAGCAGTTGAGGGGAAGGAGGTTGAATACGTACTCAACAGACTTAGGGCATATGGGATGCTGAAGGGAAGCGATGGGATCTCTGAGAGGTTGAGGGAGAGGATACTCAAGGCAAGGCTTTATGCGATTGAGGTGTTACAGCAGAGACCTGAGTCCAAGGCAGTATCTCTAGATGAGAGGCAGAGGAAGGCTATAGAGGATCTTATACAGGTAATAGGCAGTAGTGATGATGCAAAGGTTATACAGTCAAGCATATTTGATACTGCAAGGAGGCATGGAATAGAGCCTAAGGAGTTCTTCAGGTTACTGTATATGCTGCTTATAGGCACTGACTATGGACCAAGGCTTGGGCCATACATAATCGATGTTGGGAGGGATAATGTAATAAACATACTCAAGAGGCATCTTGCTAGTGTATGAAAGATGGATCTCAGCCCTTTCGTATCCTCGTTCCTATACTCTTCTCTTGCCGTATTACCAGAATGAAGAGAGGAAAGGGGATATAGGCTTTACTGTTTACCTACAGAGATTGTCAAGATAAGACTGGTCTCTATATGAATTGAACGTTAGTATGTTATATCAGATATGGGTATTATGCTAATAAAGGAGTTATGATGATTATGCTAACAGATAATAGTAGTAAAGATAGGTAGACATTCAAAACCAATAGGCAGATGATCAATAACAATAGTATATACTAGCAATATATTACTCTCCTAAAGCATCCAAACAGTACTATCAATCAATCATGATAATCCTCTTATCAAGTTGTATATCTATGAATACTACTGTTAGATCTGTTTAGATAATGGATGATCTTCAAGGAAAGTTGTTATAAAATGCTAAGTCTCCTCTTTATTTAACATTGTAAAACCATTCATGACTAATATCTCTAGCATAATACATAGACATGCTCACCATTAAGCTTTGTTTGAGTCCCATCTACTGCAATTGCCCTTAGGCTCGTTCAGAACATTCTTCAAAGCATTATACTACTGCCTAATAGCTTCATATGATAACCTTCCATCTAATATACTCCTCAAGGATAAGCCAGAGTAGTGCAAAAGTGCAGCAAGAACTATATCCTCTAAAGGTACCTTATTCCTCTTGAATATATTGGACTCTCTTACTAGGCTAATAATGTAATCTAATCCATTCATGAGATTATTAGAATAGCAAGCATAAATGTTAACCAAAATGATTGAACAAGAAATAGTGAACGATGAAGAATATCTTGATAACCCCGCTTCCTGTATAGCGTAATATAAATATCTCTTATGCAATATATGTATGTATAAGATGAATACAAGTAGCAAAATAGTAATCTTAGCTAGCATTCCTATAACATTTGCTATTGTACTAGCATATATAATAATTAACAACAATAATACTACCACAACAACAATCCCTTCTTCTGATAGCCTGAACAACGATACTGATGCAATTTACGAATATCCAGAATGCATTAACGAGTTAAATAAAGACTCGTTAAGGGAACATGCACTACCCCTATTAAACTCAAGGATATCAGATTATTTCCCATTAGATTATACTTCAAGGATATCAGACCATATAATAATAGGTACAATAAATGACTTTGGAGGGATCTCTAAGCCTAAGTTAACACCTGACATACTTATGTCACTTAGTAGCATGACTGTTAGTGTTGAACGTGATCTTACAGGCCATTATAGTAAGAGGGAGATGATTGTTAGAACAGCACCTGGAGAACTCAGATGCCTAATGCCTGGAGATAAGGTCCTTCTATTTATAAGAATTGAAAGAGAAGAGGAGGGAAGATTGGTTCCATTTCCTGGAGGTTATTTCATGATCATGGGTATGATAGGGGCATACAAGATAGTAGATGATAAAGCATATGGCTACTACCATCCTGATGGTATAGAGCTGGAAGAATTAATAAGATTGATTGAACAAGCAAGGAGTGAGAGGATAAAGGATATAACGATGAGGGCAGATTACATAATACTAGGAAGGATAACCAAGATTGAGCCCACACCCCTATACATTGATCCAGATGAAGATGTAGATGAGAAGAATATACTAACAGCAAACTTTACTATAGAGGTGGAGGAGGAATTGACAGGTAATTACAATGGGGATGTGATGATATTCTTTGGTGATAGGGATTGGAGTAGATGCAAGATTGGTGATAGATGTATTGTATTCTTGAAGTATGGTACCAATGAGTATTATGAGCCTTTGATAAATAACGATAAGATCTCTCCTTACTATGCTATATATCTGGAATCGCCTACAAACGGCTACTATAAGATAATGGATGATAACAAGGCTTACGGGGATGAATTCCCTGAGGGTATAGATGTGGATATGCTAATAGCAAAGATAAAGGAGTATAGATCAAATAAGTCACAAAACTGAGGTTAGATTATCATCAATATGCCTAGTATAACTATGAAGTATGCAGGTTATACACTATATCGATAATCGTATGATAGGTTGAGTGTTCTAGTACTTGATACAAAATGACGGTATTCAGAGTTATACAGCAAAGCAATAATAATAACAACTAACCAACTATACTGCTGAAGGTAACCTAATCACTACCTTGTTGTTAGGCAAAGCACTCCTTATTGCCTTTATCACTTATGTTTATGGTTATTATGAAATCTTCCTGCTGTATTTGGTCTTATGACAGGTGAATCAGGGGTTAGTACTTCACCTTGCCTTATCCTCTCCTCTAACTAGTCTTTTAGATAGGAGCAACCCTCCTTGCTAAGGAAGGTTATGTAGGTGTGTCTAGCCTTGCTCAACTCCCTTCTACTATCATGCTGGCACTCTTCTGAAGGATATGGTAGTAGAGGCTGTGTCATTACTACTATTACTACCACTACCTCAACCATTGCCATTACTACTAGCATCAATAACTAAATCAGGGATATCCTTTAGCTAGTCCGTCATTGTCTAGTCGCCTAGAACTCCAGGTCTTAACCCTGAGTGTGCCATAACACATGCTACCCTAGCCTTCTTATCCCCAACAAGAAGGATATACTTCAACTCTTGTGAGGGAACTCTCATTAACAAGGGTGGGAGCATCCCTAGCGCTCTTTACCTGCTTCATATTAATAGCCTTGCCATTATGGCTCAGCCATGACTTTATAGCCTGTAGAACAGATTCTATGTAACTGCTGAGTATGTATGCTCAGCATAATAGTCTAGTAGGAGGTCTAGCAATACAGGTTCATCCATTTCTATTAGTGTGAGGGGTAGTGTTGGTAATGTTACAGAAGTTAGTCTACTCAAACATATATCTGCTGTAATTAGAGAACTAGCAACATTCTCATACCAGCGCCTTATGGCAGGGTCTACTACTAAGTGCCTATGCTTAGCCTTGCTAACAGCATTTATATTTAGATGCTAGTGGGTTGAATATTGATTGCTGTCGTTATACGTACCAAAACCCTACACAAGCACCAA includes the following:
- a CDS encoding carboxymuconolactone decarboxylase family protein, with protein sequence MAVTEYDRTLDDISKAMGSVPGFFKGVPIDVLHYMWPIFKKYELGTSLIPQKYKEMIGLAVAATIKCPYCEIYHRSAAKMHGATDEELNEVAVITGSTLFWSTVLHAQKYDYEKFVKELESVAEYLKK
- the lysS gene encoding lysine--tRNA ligase is translated as MQRVIGKGTWLDKVAHLLVERERRLGRDLSLIRVESGLGASGIPHIGSLGDAVRAYGVKLALENLGYKGELIAYSDDMDGLRKIPHGLPEWLKEYIAMPVCNIPDPFTCHSSYAMHMSSMLMDALDRLSIQYRFQSGYEAYKQGLLNKEIDILLRNAKVIGERIAELVGQEKFKQILPYFPICSNCKRIYLAQAYEYVEDEHKVLYECKGGIIGREYVQGCGYKGEADVFKAEGKLSWKVEFAARWSALNIRFEAYGKDIMDSVKVNDWVADNILNYAHPLHVRYEMFLDKSGRKISKSAGNVFTPQLWLRYGTAESLMLLLFKRIAGTRHVGVEDIPRLEDEYDRLEDTYFNSSRIDISSSLSSASTTTADTMKLIKQRGIYEYINHNKPPSRAGEHVPYMLLAQLAAVAVEGKEVEYVLNRLRAYGMLKGSDGISERLRERILKARLYAIEVLQQRPESKAVSLDERQRKAIEDLIQVIGSSDDAKVIQSSIFDTARRHGIEPKEFFRLLYMLLIGTDYGPRLGPYIIDVGRDNVINILKRHLASV